A genomic segment from Cutaneotrichosporon cavernicola HIS019 DNA, chromosome: 7b encodes:
- a CDS encoding uncharacterized protein (base pair and cruciform dna recognition protein) has translation MFYPRTHSDEFSGSSARGAKWRGKGHGTLYAIKSNHPSVPRSHLLTHSSSHFHLTPHYLNHNGRTFQDVWTAIGGAIESVTGSTEPSSWTTAGKQQHAKGETEVKAAEAEAYAEGMGDRVQGKVDSVVGAATGDKAQQMQGNAQHDKGKLNMQLNS, from the exons ATGTTCTATCCGCGCACGCATAGTGACGAGTTCTCGGGGAGCAGTGCTCGGGGAGCAAAGTGGAGAGGCAAGGGACACGGGACGTTGTATGCTATAAAGAGTAACCACCCAAGCGTGCCTCGGTCTCATCTCCTCACTCACTCGTCTTCTCATTTTCATCTAACA CCACATTACCTCAACCACAATGGCCGAACCTTCCAAGACGTCTGGACA GCTATCGGAGGAGCAATCGAGTCGGTCACTGGCTCCACCGAGCCGTCCTCGTGGACCACTGCCGGC AAACAGCAACACGCCAAAGGGGAGACCGAGGTGAAGGccgcggaggcggaggcgtACGCCGAAGGCATGGGCGACCGCGTGCAGGGCAAGGTCGACTCGGTGGTCGGCGCTGCGACCGGCGACAAGGCACAGCAAATGCAGGGAAACGCCCAGCAtgacaagggcaagctcAACATGCAGCTCAACTCGTAG
- the RIM15 gene encoding uncharacterized protein (Extension to Ser/Thr-type protein kinases) — protein sequence MSGGVFYLDEDRDRDPSPTESRDSPSPQLSGTSTPSVPTQTQTQPTPINPTTPSTLQVPQQSAFSQSPAFGRKSGVFAATPSFPSPLAQAITVQSHSDSSSASSHSSPNQSDNEDNSELPGPAAGHDSARPRKRATSAASKARSNSSPSESTTASSSRRSSRPPSPAQPRQQILTPGALLMNRVKRSSSNSPAAPTGGPVRSSPPRLSPGHREDLPQSRPRSSSPSDSRHSASGSSGRGLEPAQTGGSSPLAFGSPDLDASEPIASPRPVVAKLAQRDRDSNILGLGWTPSWAEAGAAGTNREREKLKSSHLRSPSPRKDMPSPIPSMRPRRASEFLRPSSMDLRKMPPPLLPLARSLAGTAPSLSTSASMISPLNPLPSPWNEFSSGKEGMSTESSSAAPPALRLNRVPASVLKAADLIKSSHTPPLPFADSPSSSASVSTPNPSPVGSESVSGLSATRKYALGPSATLPPGSPSAAATSRISSTYWEHSPGTSPSSPPDESQAPGLSPSMSISSDIRSGSTNPISVPHGHSRARSSLQDALRSPASLVMSSPPTSIASPGSASAMSNVTEGSGDSGSAAGIPGIPVRSRMRSVSHRGGLAMDLAGITSIGDAASHANMIIQSRQAKVQRWRPDTLGGVMVSGQIPPLRSAADTASSRFSASYVDRSSSFGGWERSAPAPATAGSSPQTDRHGQSGSQEPMPQLGGIGMEKQVSATGGIAGIEWVDWMDNYKAYKAEKIRAEENAASSIQAAQSAPVSTLQSPAMDGDLSRYEGFPRVATTPIAGERPSTSSAVRDDGSTLSQSMSSLSPSNSVSFGGTRRSMSVRSSTSAIDGKASQRRALGHERTATHIGHDRATRQSSGGSTRSNIDPQLRRKKNLVTKMEGWWNAVKSNFSNELSPSEHRTNYSQPRVPSAPQSPRASEKSPSLGSSLMPPAPARRASSSSGRSIRAATSHVELRSPQHQPVEATASEPTSRLSTLAAAVTQPPPALSKEGDIGHVERHSPARPRLETRRNQPSLRLDLDSNVLLPRPHTAAQTTSSHATGSSGFASQVGSGSQPAPHESRSSSYGFGKGFTPGPTRWDGQLLPSPTTMAQAPGSASNENKPVAPGAEITIASVRQHVKQRLNAAKEQCDLTLKRIIDKMTMYEDQRINAASEYVDENRQDYFDTFMDSPVLDSTDTEDDSAVPPFGRGSAKSSHADSPVSSRGPSRRGSMSMSSSAVMSSPSRRMALLSSVPSSPRRSMSRRRPSVVPRVMPRDMTPRGLEVDPNPSASSSRSTSRSRSPMPHIRPIAPSFFLDGGTEAERQFLHTLQDLIVLATDVLDLSVDSLVSRPTACVDIIRQLQKTGQAWDEHEDWPGRDWYVDILMAVAALGRVLDWWQAEKGFWNFADDDVNEPLSYVLRPAKETPHFDLEPVSARPLSSAGVSPIVLPAQGPGLHDPSMLTASITLPPLDDHALNPSDKPTVSQALQAIQDLRTLAEQVKSINIVMELSLQGEEILYVNDAIYEVLGREPDDVLDLPISDITAPADCAHFAEATKTLLEDDSNTVELRFRLEVHDGIEDESAEGRPPGPVYIELEGVGMLIRENDEPSHTMWVMKPVTATKVDGLTEALFPRDGVISTESVLCRICEREIVAWFFEKHNETCDAVHRLEAEISQTDDCIGELIHACNKLLVEIEATAAMDLQGQMVIFYSMPHCLSNSLSFTTDPMGVEVRKFDMYHLEDAISILTLARQIETPSVQEDEADLPFNFQRYLSPASEEKLAAITRWQKPQTSDRALGVLLTLVEEQLRCKQMATARMQSTIRYSEKTRHEWEDKVNRMLAESDSGSDSGSDGGAGQTDPVENSPPGQRKIAPLARLPITQGHPARWPQTLEESTANTKPSRSATLPTTAEEPEPSPESSPIERAVATPEAREVLTPIPNAPSTPLTQMSGAPNEIEPLSARMGALGLHGSPSLLSPVTTTSASPQVKGLDRSKSGHSRKVSTNKVPMSPAVGASRAVQPSIKDFEIIKPISRGAFGSVYLAKKVTTGDYYAIKALKKADMIAKNQVTNVKAERTILMNQASSPYVAKLYFSFQSKEYLYLVMEYLNGGDCATLVKMLEGLPIDWARNYIGELILGLEYLHSRNVAHRDIKPDNLLIDSHGHLKLTDFGLSKIGLLNRQIGGPRAPFLKGTNLRATASTRRGSMFSSVTDSPVMSPELMPTSTLHQNFYTHDGGSTDESSGSESGGLVPKHLAHLRHLSAIPKMSADLSNPGTSTEPPRFVGTPDYLAPEGILGGSTDDRMADWWAVGVVLYEFIYGFPPFHAETPDKVFDNIISRRIDWHEDEMDLPVEARDLMDRLMCTNPATRLGAHGAEEIKQHAFFAGINWATLTTGPALFVPDATDPESTDYFDPRGATGGQFDEDTSTSPKIKPPEHHQHPSGDSDDFGTFNFKNLPVLKQANDDVIKRIRSDSMAASALSPEQQPKEFRRKHARSVSRVQGPPSPSTSTSSAGSTPSRLALSPTTPAGGHTRRPSEISALERVKSTDDDGGAHRRRPNRFRTGSVSSASDRSVVVDPWKAQKRALFDKEGMLLSAADLTPTDRPLSVLIAEDNPISQKMLETLLVRMGCECVCVKDGPGALAAAMGSIKYDVIICDMHMPFVSGEQVARMLRSTANPNQDTPIIAATSYDQSVTEEGTLFSAVLAKPFHKIDLLRCLAKAGFTLSCATLGPGGETPVHTPS from the exons ATGTCGGGCGGCGTCTTctacctcgacgaggaccgTGACAGGGATCCATCTCCAACAGAATCTCGAGACTCGCCCAGCCCCCAACTATCTGGTACCTCGACACCATCAGTACCGACACAGACACAGACACAGCCCACGCCAATCAACCCCACGACCCCGAGCACACTCCAGGTACCTCAACAGTCCGCATTCTCGCAATCGCCGGCGTTTGGTCGCAAGTCGGGGGTCTTTGCAGCCACACCCTCCTTCCCATCGCCTCTAGCTCAGGCTATCACAGTCCAATCGCACTCGgacagctcgtcggcctcctctcATTCGTCTCCAAACCAGTCTGACAATGAGGACAACTCGGAACTCCCGGGCCCCGCCGCGGGGCACGATTCGGCTAGGCCTCGGaagcgcgcgacgtcggccgCATCCAAGGCCCGATCCAACTCGTCCCCTAGCGAGTCTACTAccgcctcatcctcgcgcCGATCCTCACGCCCACCGAGTCCTGCGCAACCGCGACAGCAGATTCTCACACCAGGAGCCCTGCTCATGAATCGCGTCAAGCGTTCCAGCAGCAACTCGCCTGCAGCTCCGACGGGGGGCCCTGTTAGGAGCTCGCCACCGCGCCTCTCGCCTGGCCACCGTGAAGATCTCCCTCAAAGCAGGCCCAGATCGTCATCTCCAAGTGACTCTAGGCACAGTGCGAGCGGATCTAGCGGGCGCGGACTGGAGCCTGCGCAAACTGGGGGCTCCAGTCCACTCGCCTTTGGCAGTCCAGATCTCGACGCCAGTGAACCCATTGCATCGCCACGTCCGGTCGtggccaagctcgcacAACGAGACCGTGACAGCAACATCCTCGGGTTGGGTTGGACACCAAGCTGGGCAGAGGCCGGAGCTGCGGGAACCAAcagggagagggagaagcTAAAGAGCAGCCACCTGCGCTCACCAAGCCCGCGGAAAGATATGCCTTCCCCCATTCC ATCCATGCGCCCGCGGCGAGCCTCCGAATTCCTGCGACCGTCGTCTATGGACTTGCGCAAGATGCCGCCACCGTTGCTGCCGTTAGCAAGGAGTCTGGCCGGCACCGCACCGTCTCTGTCGACGTCAGCGTCCATGATCTCGCCGCTGAACCCTCTGCCGTCACCGTGGAACGAGTTTTCCAGTGGCAAGGAGGGCATGTCAACCGAGTCATCGTCGGCTGCACCGCCGGCACTCCGTCTCAATCGTGTTCCGGCCAGCGTACTAAAGGCGGCTGATCTTATCAAATCGTCACATACCCCTCCACTGCCCTTTGCGGATTCCCCAAGTTCATCGGCTTCCGTCTCCACGCCGAACCCCTCACCAGTCGGTTCCGAGTCTGTATCgggcttgagcgcgacgcgcaaGTATGCGCTGGGGCCATCAGCGACCCTACCGCCGGGATCtccctcggcggcggcaacgaGCCGAATATCATCAACATACTGGGAGCATTCCCCGGGCACAAGCCCGTCCTCTCCGCCAGATGAGTCGCAAGCTCCAGgtctctctccctccatGTCTATCTCATCCGACATCCGAAGCGGTTCGACGAACCCAATATCTGTTCCTCACGGCCACAGCCGCGCCAGATCCTCGCTCCAGGATGCGCTCCGCTCGCCAGCGAGTCTCGTGATGTCGTCTCCTCCGACCAGTATTGCGTCGCCAGGGTCGGCCAGCGCGATGTCTAACGTTACAGAGGGCTCGGGTGACAGTGGGAGTGCTGCTGGTATTCCTGGCATCCCTGTTAGAAGCCGCATGCGGTCGGTGTCGCACAGGGGCGGCCTCGCTATGGATCTCGCAGGAATCACGTCCATCGGTGACGCGGCAAGCCACGCCAACATGATCATCCAGAGTCGACAAGCCAAGGTCCAGAGGTGGCGACCCGATACCCTTGGTGGCGTC ATGGTTTCAGGGCAAATACCTCCATTGCGCTCTGCGGCGGATacggcgtcgtcgcgcttcAGCGCGTCGTACGTCGACAGGTCATCGTCATTCGGGGGATGGGAGCGCTCCGCGCCCGCACCCGCCACAGCTGGATCAAGCCCCCAGACCGACAGGCACGGCCAATCAGGATCACAAGAGCCGATGCCGCAGTTGGGTGGTATTGGGATGGAGAAGCAAGTCTCGGCAACGGGCGGCATCGCGGGCATCGAGTGGGTCGACTGGATGGATAACTACAAGGCGtacaaggccgagaagatccgggccgaggagaacgcAGCGTCATCGATACAGGCGGCGCAATCTGCGCCGGTAAGCACCCTTCAGTCGCCAGCGATGGACGGCGATCTCTCGAGATATGAAGGGTTCCCGAGGGTGGCTACAACACCGATTGCAGGCGAACGTCCGTCGACCTCCAGCGCTGTCCGAGATGACGGCTCAACTCTGTCACAATCCATGTCATCGCTATCGCCGTCGAATTCGGTGTCGTTTGGCGGTACACGCCGTAGCATGTCCGTCCGGTCGAGCACTTCGGCCATAGACGGCAAGGCTTCGCAGCGTCGCGCATTGGGCCACGAGCGGACTGCCACCCACATCGGACACGACAGGGCAACGCGGCAGTCCTCAGGCGGATCTACACGATCCAATATAGATCCACAATTGCGGCGGAAGAAGAACCTCGTGACCAAGATGGAGGGGTGGTGGAACGCTGTCAAGAGCAATTTCAGTAACGAGCTGTCCCCCTCAGAGCATCGCACCAACTACTCTCAGCCCCGTGTTCCATCAGCGCCGCAGAGTCCTCGTGCCAGCGAGAAGTCTCCGAGCTTAGGTTCCAGCCTCATGCCTCCCGCACCAGCAAGacgcgcgtcgtcctcgtctggGCGATCGATACGCGCTGCGACATCACATGTCGAGTTACGCTCGCCACAGCACCAGCCGGTGGAGGCAACGGCATCCGAGCCAACAAGCCGGCTTTCGACACTGGCAGCTGCTGTGACGCAGCCTCCACCCGCGCTGtccaaggagggcgacatTGGGCATGTTGAACGGCACTCCCCAGCCCGTCCGCGCCTGGAAACGCGCCGCAACCAGCCGTCACTCCGCCTCGACTTGGATTCGAACGTTCTCCTTCCGCGCCCACACACGGCTGCTCAAACCACCAGTTCTCACGCCACCGGTTCCAGTGGCTTCGCTTCGCAGGTGGGCTCAGGATCACAGCCGGCGCCACATGAGTCAAGATCGTCCTCGTACGGCTTTGGTAAGGGCTTCACTCCAGGACCCACGCGATGGGACGGTCAGCTtttgccgtcgccgacgaccaTGGCTCAGGCGCCCGGATCGGCTTCAAATGAGAACAAGCCCGTCGCGCCGGGCGCAGAGATCACTATCGCTTCCGTGCGCCAACATGTCAAGCAGCGCCTCAACGCAGCCAAGGAGCAATGCGACCTGACTTTGAAGAGGATCATCGACAAGATGACCATGTATGAGGATCAGCGGATCAATGCGGCATCCGAATACGTCGACGAGAACCGGCAGGACTACTTTGACACTTTCATGGACTCGCCAGTCCTTGACTCTACTGATACTGAGGACGACTCTGCAGTGCCGCCTTTCGGCCGTGGGTCTGCCAAGTCTTCCCACGCTGACTCGCCAGTGTCCTCCCGCGGTCCAAGCAGACGAGGTTCGATGTCGATGTCATCCTCGGCGGTCATGTCCAGCCCATCGCGACGGATGGCCTTGTTGTCCAGTGTGCCCTCCAGTCCCCGACGCTCCATGagccgccgacgacctAGCGTCGTCCCACGCGTCATGCCCCGCGATATGACTCCTCGTGGACTCGAGGTTGATCCGAACCCTTCGGCATCTAGTTCGCGATCAACCTCGagatcgcgctcgccaaTGCCCCACATACGGCCAATCGCGCCCAGCTTCTTCCTTGATGGTGGTACAGAGGCTGAGCGCCAGTTCCTGCATACCCTACAGGACCTGATCGTCCTCGCCACTGATGTCCTTGACCTCTCGGTGGACAGTCTCGTCTCGCGCCCTACAGCATGCGTCGACATCATCCGCCAGCTCCAGAAGACCGGCCAGGCCTGGGACGAGCATGAGGATTGGCCAGGGCGTGACTGGTACGTCGACATCCTGATGGCCGTCGCTGCTCTCGGCCGCGTACTCGACTGGTGGCAGGCAGAGAAGGGCTTCTGGAACTTtgcggacgacgacgtgaaTGAGCCGCTCAGCTATGTCCTCCGCCCAGCCAAGGAGACGCCACacttcgacctcgagccTGTGTCCGCGCGACCGCTGAGTTCGGCAGGCGTGTCGCCCATCGTGTTACCTGCTCAGGGCCCGGGGTTGCACGACCCCTCGATGTTGACCGCGAGTATCACCCTCCCCCCGCTGGACGATCATGCGCTCAATCCCTCAGACAAGCCGACCGTGTCGCAGGCTTTACAGGCGATCCAGGACTTGCGGACTCTTGCCGAGCAGGTCAAGAGCATCAACATTGTCATGGAGCTATCGCTCCAGGGTGAAGAGATCCTATACGTCAACGACGCCATCTACGAGGTTCTTGG TCGCGAACCTGACGATGTTCTGGACCTACCGATTTCCGATATTACCGCCCCTGCAGACTGCGCGCACTTCGCAGAGGCGACGAAAACGTTGCTTGAGGATGACAGCAACACGGTGGAACTGCGATtccgcctcgaggtgcACGACGGTATTGAAGACGAGTCGGCCGAGGGCCGTCCACCTGGGCCCGTGTATATCGAActcgagggcgtgggcATGCTCATCCGCGAGAATGACGAGCCATCCCATACCATGTGGGTCATGAAACCCGTCACTGCCACCAAGGTCGATGGCTTGACCGAGGCGCTGTTCccgcgcgacggcgtcatCTCCACCGAGTCGGTGTTATGCCGCATCTGCGAACGCGAGATCGTGGCTTGGTTCTTCGAGAAGCACAACGAGACGTGCGACGCGGTGCATCGACTAGAAGCTGAGATCTCACAAACAGACGATTGCATCGGCGAGCTGATCCACGCGTGTAACAAGTTGCTTGTGGAGATCGAGGCGACCGCGGCCATGGATTTGCAGGGCCAGATGGTTATTTTTTACTCCATGCCCCACTGCCTGTCCAACAGCTTGTCGTTCACCACCGATCCGATGGGCGTGGAGGTCAGGAAGTTCGACATGTAccacctcgaggacgcgatcAGCATTCTCACACTGGCGCGCCAGATCGAAACACCCAGTGTGCAGGAAGACGAGGCCGACTTACCATTCAACTTCCAGCGGTATCTCTCCCCGGCGTCAGAGGAGAAACTGGCAGCCATCACCCGCTGGCAGAAGCCTCAAACGTCCGATCGCGCACTTGGCGTTCTCCTGACTCTGGTCGAGGAACAACTGCGCTGCAAGCAAATGGCGACCGCGCGCATGCAGAGCACCATCCGGTACTCAGAGAAGACGCGCCATGAATGggaggacaaggtcaaCCGGATGCTGGCTGAAAGCGACAGCGGCTCCGACAGCGGCTCGGATGGCGGTGCAGGGCAAACAGACCCGGTGGAAAACTCACCGCCAGGGCAGCGTAAAATCGCGCCACTCGCACGCCTGCCCATTACGCAGGGACACCCGGCAAGATGGCCTCAGACCCTCGAGGAATCTACAGCGAACACCAAACCGTCCCGATCAGCCACGTTGCCCACGACTGCGGAGGAGCCCGAGCCGTCGCCAGAGTCAAGCCCGATCGAAAGAGCTGTTGCAACGCCCGAGGCACGAGAAGTTTTGACGCCGATCCCCAACGCACCATCGACGCCGCTCACGCAGATGTCCGGGGCGCCGAACGAGATCGAACCATTGTCAGCCAGAATGGGcgctctcggcctccaTGGCTCTCCGTCATTGTTATCGCCAGTGACCACAACCTCCGCGTCTCCGCAGGTCAAGGGGCTAGACCGCAGCAAGTCGGGCCACTCGCGGAAGGTGTCGACAAACAAGGTCCCGATGTCGCCTGCTGTTGGAGCATCACGTGCCGTGCAGCCTTCGATCAAGGACTTCGAGATCATCAAGCCGATCAGCCGTGGGGCGTTCGGGTCGGTCTATCTTGCCAAGAAGGTGACGACGGGCGACTACTACGCCATCAAGGCGCTGAAGAAGGCCGACATGATTGCCAAGAACCAGGTCACCaacgtcaaggccgagcgaACCATCCTGATGAACcaggcgagctcgccgtaTGTCGCCAAGCTCTACTTTTCTTTCCAGAGCAAAGAATACCTCTACCTGGTGATGGAGTACCTCAACGGCGGCGATTGCGCAACGCTGGTCAAGATGCTCGAGGGCCTCCCGATTGACTGGGCGCGCAACTACATCGGCGAGCTCATCTTAGGTCTCGAGTATCTCCACTCGCGCAACGTCGCACACCGTGACATCAAGCCCGACAACCTTCTGATCGACTCGCACGGTCACCTCAAACTCACCGACTTTGGCTTGTCCAAGATCGGTCTGTTGAACCGCCAGATCGGAGGCCCACGAGCGCCGTTCCTCAAGGGCACGAATCTGCGTGCGACCGCGTCTACACGTAGAGGATCGATGTTCTCCTCAGTCACTGACTCACCGGTCATGTCCCCGGAGCTCATGCCGACAAGCACGCTGCATCAGAACTTTTACACGCACGACGGGGGGTCCACCGACGAGTCGAGCGGATCAGAGTCGGGAGGCCTGGTACCCAAGCATCTCGCGCATCTTCGCCATCTCTCAGCCATTCCGAAGATGTCGGCCGACTTATCCAACCCCGGCACGAGCACGGAGCCACCACGGTTCGTGGGCACACCTGATTACCTTGCACCAGAGGGCATCCTAGGCGGCAGTACCGACGACCGCATGGCAGACTGGTGGGCTGTTGGCGTGGTGCTCTACGAGTTCATCTATGGGTTCCCGCCCTTCCACGCTGAGACCCCCGATAAGGTGTTTGACAACATCATCTCACGCCGTATAGATTGGCATGAGGATGAGATGGACCTCCCCGTCGAGGCGCGTGACCTCATGGACCGGCTGATGTGCACGAACCCGGCCACCCGGTTGGGCGCACACGGCGCTGAAGAGATCAAGCAGCACGCCTTCTTCGCGGGCATCAACTGGGCGACGCTCACGACGGGCCCTGCGCTCTTCGTGCCTGATGCGACAGATCCGGAGTCGACAGACTACTTCGATCCTCGTGGCGCAACAGGTGGTCAGTTCGACGAGGACACGTCAACATCACCCAAGATCAAGCCCCCCGAACACCATCAGCATCCTAgcggcgactcggacgactTTGGGACTTTCAACTTCAAGAACCTCCCGGTCCTGAAGCAGGCCAACGATGATGTAATCAAGCGTATCCGCAGCGACAGCATGGCCGCAAGCGCCCTGTCACCGGAGCAGCAGCCGAAGGAGTTCCGTCGAAAACACGCGCGCAGCGTCTCGCGCGTACAGGGTCCGCCGAGCCcttccacctcgacctcgagcgcaggctcgacgccgtccaGGCTCGCGCTGAGCCCAACTACTCCCGCGGGTGGACACACCCGCCGTCCCAGCGAGATTAGCGCTCTCGAACGGGTAAAAAGCActgacgacgacggcggcgcccACCGGCGGCGCCCCAACCGATTTAGGACTGGCAGCGTGTCCTCTGCCTCGGATAGGAGTGTAGTTGTCGACCCCTGGAAGGCACAAAAACGGGCGCTGTTTGACAAGGAGGGCATGCTCCTCTCTGCGGCTGACCTCACTCCGACGGACCGCCCACTGTCCGTCCTGATTGCCGAAGACAACCCCATCTCACAGAAGATGCTCGAAACGCTTCTCGTTCGCATGGGCTGCGAGTGCGTGTGCGTCAAGGACGGACCCGGAGCGCTTGCCGCGGCCATGGGATCCATCAAGTACGACGTGATCATCTGCGACATGCACATGCCCTTTGTTTCGGGCGAGCAGGTTGCGCGCATGCTCCGGTCCACAGCCAACCCGAACCAAGACACGCCCA TCATCGCAGCGACCTCGTACGACCAATCCGTTACTGAGGAGGGTACGCTGTTCagcgccgtcctcgccaagccgTTCCACAAGATCGACCTTCTCCGCTGCCTCGCCAAGGCAGGCTTTACACTCAGCTGCGCGACACTCGGACCCGGTGGAGAAACCCCCGTCCATACTCCCTCCTGA
- a CDS encoding uncharacterized protein (Metal dependent phosphohydrolases with conserved 'HD' motif), which produces MSVARLEAIVKEHMKAYDPSHDCAHVERGRRVALKLAPPGVNVLVVELAALMHDLNDFKYATSTPLAQIAADNLGPDVTEGEVAQVLRIVPSVSYSKEMELRAAGEWT; this is translated from the exons ATGTCTGTGGCGCGCTTGGAAGCGATTGTCAAAGAGCACATGAAGGCGTATGACCCCTCGCACGACTGCGCGCATG TGGAGCGCGGTCGCAGGGtggcgctcaagctcgcacCACCTGGTGTGAATGTCCTCGTGGTCGAGCTGGCAGCACTGATGCACGACTTGAACGACTTCAAGTACGCCACGTCCACGCCACTCGCGCAGATTGCAGCCGACAACCTGGGGCCAGACGTCACGGAAGGGGAGGTCGCCCAAGTGCTCCGTATCGTTCCCTCCGTCTCGTACTcgaaggagatggagctCCGGGCTGCAGGAGAGTGGACCTGA